A genomic window from Syntrophomonadaceae bacterium includes:
- a CDS encoding transposase has translation MLAVDGSITEVPNTDRKREYFGSYNNQSERKLARSMVSVIYDVENDLILESKICNWKAAERVIAKELIECLETKGFQNDLIIFDRGYPSRDFISFLERKGLKYLIRIKRNRSSTQFDNANKNDQTIKVKHKDESLHVRVINVALQSGEIEKLITNIHDDSFTNEDFKKIYFKRWGVEVKYNQLKSRYELENFSGSTPIAIMQDFYSAIYLSNMMTLAKNEANERVELQKTGLKYEYKVNMNILIPHIRQILIKCLLTDDVNIRKNTFDDAMSVITKNLIPVRPNRSFSRKEPSRKNKFPLNRKRSM, from the coding sequence TTGCTTGCTGTTGATGGCAGTATAACAGAAGTGCCAAATACAGACAGGAAAAGAGAATACTTCGGCTCTTACAATAATCAAAGTGAAAGAAAATTGGCCAGATCAATGGTTAGCGTGATTTATGATGTTGAAAATGACCTTATACTTGAATCTAAAATCTGTAATTGGAAAGCAGCCGAACGTGTTATAGCTAAAGAACTAATTGAATGTTTAGAGACCAAAGGTTTCCAAAATGATTTAATAATATTTGACAGGGGTTATCCATCAAGGGATTTCATATCATTTTTAGAGAGAAAGGGTCTAAAATATCTTATAAGAATAAAAAGAAATAGATCTTCCACACAATTTGATAATGCAAACAAAAACGACCAAACAATTAAGGTGAAACATAAAGATGAAAGTCTGCATGTACGAGTGATAAATGTAGCTTTACAATCAGGTGAGATTGAAAAGCTTATTACCAACATACATGATGATAGTTTTACAAATGAAGATTTTAAAAAGATATATTTCAAGCGCTGGGGAGTAGAGGTCAAGTATAATCAGTTAAAGAGTAGGTATGAATTAGAAAACTTTTCTGGTTCAACTCCTATCGCAATAATGCAAGACTTTTATTCGGCAATATACTTGTCAAATATGATGACTTTAGCAAAAAATGAGGCTAATGAAAGAGTCGAACTACAAAAAACAGGCTTGAAATATGAATACAAGGTTAATATGAATATTCTTATACCCCACATACGCCAGATTTTGATCAAGTGTTTGCTTACTGATGATGTAAACATCAGGAAAAATACCTTTGATGATGCGATGAGTGTTATCACCAAAAACCTCATTCCGGTACGTCCTAATAGAAGTTTCTCTCGTAAGGAACCCTCAAGAAAAAACAAGTTCCCATTAAACCGAAAGCGATCAATGTAA
- a CDS encoding type II toxin-antitoxin system Phd/YefM family antitoxin: MNINTNSLVSITEANQNFSKVARLVDENGVAVIMKNNVPRYVITEFSQYQAEQVTDDEDVKSVAKRLIAKHRAAFEELAK, translated from the coding sequence ATGAATATTAACACTAACAGCCTGGTATCCATTACCGAGGCCAACCAGAATTTCTCAAAAGTGGCTCGCCTGGTTGATGAGAATGGTGTCGCGGTCATTATGAAAAACAATGTGCCGCGTTATGTTATCACCGAATTCAGCCAATACCAGGCGGAACAGGTGACTGATGACGAAGATGTGAAAAGCGTCGCCAAACGCCTGATTGCCAAGCACCGCGCCGCCTTCGAGGAACTGGCCAAGTGA